The Muricauda sp. SCSIO 65647 genome includes a region encoding these proteins:
- a CDS encoding superoxide dismutase family protein, with protein MKKLIALPLGLMLLMAFSCKQAKKEAEETSEEMEQTVEEVKEKIKVETIKFQMEPKSDSNVKGEVTFTEENGAVTMMASFSGLTPGEHAIHIHEKADCSSADGKSTGGHWNPTFQPHGKWGDEGGYHKGDIGNFEADADGNGTIEFSTDQWCIGCDDETKNIVGKAVIVHQGVDDFTSQPSGAAGARISCTGIIQ; from the coding sequence ATGAAAAAATTGATTGCGCTGCCACTTGGGCTTATGCTACTAATGGCTTTTAGCTGCAAACAGGCAAAAAAAGAAGCCGAAGAAACTTCTGAAGAAATGGAGCAGACCGTTGAAGAGGTGAAGGAGAAAATCAAAGTGGAAACCATAAAATTTCAGATGGAGCCTAAAAGCGACAGTAATGTCAAAGGCGAGGTTACCTTTACCGAAGAAAATGGGGCTGTAACAATGATGGCCAGTTTTTCAGGTTTGACCCCTGGTGAGCATGCCATCCACATCCACGAAAAGGCCGATTGTTCTTCTGCGGATGGAAAGTCTACTGGTGGGCATTGGAACCCTACCTTTCAACCTCACGGAAAATGGGGCGATGAAGGGGGATATCACAAAGGGGATATCGGTAATTTCGAAGCAGATGCCGATGGCAATGGAACTATCGAGTTTTCAACCGACCAGTGGTGTATCGGTTGCGACGATGAAACAAAAAACATCGTGGGCAAAGCCGTTATCGTACACCAAGGTGTAGATGATTTCACTTCGCAGCCAAGTGGGGCGGCCGGAGCAAGAATTTCATGTACAGGAATCATCCAGTGA
- a CDS encoding glycoside hydrolase family 97 protein — protein MNKKLLLIGLATLCLTFSCEKKVSTASVSSPSGNNEITFQLTGDGTPYYLVKHGNNVVIDSSSMGFDFKDQDPIKKGLKITGTASNTVDETWEMPWGEQRNVRNHYNELIVNLQETAAPNRKFNIHFKAYDDGVAFRYEFLEQEGRDSITIMDEHTEFQLTGDHTTWWIPGDWDIYEHLYNTTKVSEIDALSKTGHSNLAATYIPENAVNTPVTMRSDDGLHLVFHEADLTNYAGMTLKVDNESLLLTSELVGSDRLGHKVSTALPAKTPWRTVQIADRAGDLIESRLIENLNEPNKLGDVSWFTPMKYVGIWWEMHLGVSTWDMEATQDMNTFATLGKEQTSVVHGATTENTKKYIDFAAANGFGGVLVEGWNTGWDRWIGFEDREGVFDFVTPYADYDLDELSDYAKSKGVEIIMHHETSAAPRTYEQQMKAAYELMQKHGMHSVKTGYVGKIIPKGEYHHGQWMVNHYRKVLETAAEYEVAINAHEPIKATGLRRTYPNAIAREGLRGQEFNAWATDGGNPPEHLPIVAFTRMLSGPIDFTPGVFEISLTTKPDNQINTTLAQQLALYVVIYGPIQMACDLPENYEGQPAFQFIRDVGVDWEQSKVLNGEVGDFVTIAREERETGNWFVGGITDENSREITVDFSFLEDGKTYEAIIYKDADDSHYRNNPTAIVIEQLEIKKGDTQAITLQEGGGFAISLKAK, from the coding sequence ATGAACAAAAAACTTCTCTTGATCGGTTTGGCCACACTATGTTTGACTTTTTCTTGTGAAAAAAAAGTGTCGACAGCCAGTGTCTCCTCTCCTAGCGGCAACAATGAAATCACTTTTCAACTGACCGGTGACGGAACACCCTACTACCTGGTAAAACACGGCAACAATGTCGTCATAGACAGTTCATCCATGGGCTTCGATTTCAAAGACCAAGATCCCATAAAAAAGGGACTGAAAATTACGGGAACCGCATCCAATACGGTTGATGAAACTTGGGAAATGCCCTGGGGAGAGCAGCGAAATGTGCGCAATCATTACAATGAGCTTATCGTGAATTTGCAAGAAACAGCAGCACCCAACAGGAAGTTCAACATCCATTTCAAGGCCTATGATGATGGGGTGGCCTTTCGCTATGAGTTCTTGGAACAAGAAGGTAGGGACAGTATTACCATCATGGACGAGCATACCGAATTTCAATTGACAGGAGATCATACCACATGGTGGATACCTGGTGATTGGGACATTTACGAGCACCTGTACAACACCACCAAAGTATCTGAAATAGATGCACTGTCAAAAACCGGGCACAGCAATTTGGCGGCAACTTACATTCCTGAAAATGCCGTGAACACGCCGGTAACGATGCGCTCTGACGATGGACTACACCTGGTTTTTCATGAAGCCGACCTGACCAATTATGCGGGCATGACCCTCAAGGTTGACAATGAATCCCTTTTGTTGACCAGTGAATTGGTGGGCTCTGACCGATTGGGGCATAAAGTGTCCACTGCCCTTCCTGCCAAAACTCCTTGGCGTACCGTGCAGATTGCCGACAGGGCAGGTGACCTGATTGAATCACGTTTGATAGAAAACCTCAACGAACCCAACAAATTGGGCGATGTTTCTTGGTTTACGCCCATGAAATATGTGGGTATTTGGTGGGAAATGCACCTAGGCGTTTCCACCTGGGATATGGAAGCTACCCAAGACATGAACACCTTCGCTACCTTGGGCAAAGAGCAGACAAGTGTTGTACACGGGGCCACTACGGAAAACACCAAAAAATATATCGATTTTGCCGCGGCCAATGGTTTTGGTGGTGTATTGGTCGAAGGATGGAACACCGGCTGGGACCGTTGGATCGGCTTTGAAGACCGTGAAGGGGTCTTTGATTTTGTGACACCCTATGCCGATTATGATTTGGACGAACTTTCTGATTACGCCAAATCGAAAGGTGTGGAGATTATTATGCACCACGAGACCAGTGCGGCTCCCCGAACCTATGAGCAACAAATGAAAGCTGCCTACGAATTGATGCAAAAACACGGTATGCATTCGGTCAAAACCGGATATGTGGGCAAAATCATTCCGAAAGGAGAATATCATCACGGCCAATGGATGGTGAACCATTACCGAAAAGTACTGGAAACGGCCGCCGAATATGAAGTGGCGATCAATGCTCACGAACCCATTAAGGCAACCGGGCTACGGCGCACCTACCCCAACGCCATTGCCAGGGAAGGGCTTCGGGGGCAAGAGTTCAATGCCTGGGCCACCGATGGGGGCAATCCGCCAGAACATTTGCCCATTGTGGCCTTTACCAGAATGCTTTCTGGGCCCATTGACTTTACCCCAGGGGTTTTTGAAATCTCATTGACCACAAAACCCGACAATCAAATCAATACGACACTTGCCCAACAATTGGCACTGTATGTGGTCATCTACGGGCCTATTCAAATGGCCTGCGACTTACCTGAAAACTATGAGGGACAGCCTGCCTTTCAATTTATCAGGGATGTTGGGGTCGATTGGGAGCAATCGAAAGTGTTGAACGGCGAAGTCGGTGACTTTGTGACCATAGCCCGTGAAGAACGCGAGACCGGCAATTGGTTCGTCGGGGGTATCACCGATGAGAACAGTCGTGAAATTACCGTTGATTTCAGTTTCTTGGAGGATGGCAAAACCTATGAGGCCATCATTTATAAAGATGCCGATGATTCACATTACCGAAACAATCCCACGGCCATTGTCATCGAACAGCTCGAAATCAAAAAAGGAGATACCCAGGCCATCACCCTACAAGAAGGGGGCGGGTTTGCCATTAGTTTGAAGGCGAAGTAA
- a CDS encoding YdeI/OmpD-associated family protein: MESPVFEATVSGMHSLIIPEQIARPFIDNGHKRVKVVASFEGKSLTFHAALNKYQGNHVIMFSKNNQKTLGIFLNDYFQLQFFEDTSKYGVEVPEELEAVLMDDQAAFQIFESFTKGKQRGIIYAIGRYKNSQTRIDKSLVLCENLKRGIRDNKELLRHFS; this comes from the coding sequence ATGGAGAGCCCGGTTTTTGAAGCAACCGTCAGTGGAATGCACAGTCTGATCATACCCGAGCAGATTGCGAGGCCATTTATCGATAATGGGCACAAAAGGGTGAAGGTTGTGGCCTCTTTTGAAGGAAAGTCTTTAACGTTTCATGCCGCGCTGAACAAATACCAAGGCAATCATGTCATCATGTTCAGCAAAAACAATCAAAAGACCCTAGGTATTTTTCTGAACGATTATTTTCAATTGCAGTTTTTTGAAGATACCTCAAAATATGGTGTTGAAGTGCCCGAAGAATTGGAAGCGGTTCTGATGGACGATCAAGCCGCCTTTCAAATTTTTGAGTCGTTCACCAAAGGCAAGCAAAGGGGCATTATCTATGCCATTGGCCGTTACAAAAACTCCCAGACCCGCATAGACAAATCATTGGTGCTCTGTGAAAACCTGAAACGGGGCATTCGCGACAACAAAGAGCTGCTAAGGCATTTTAGTTGA